A stretch of Anoplopoma fimbria isolate UVic2021 breed Golden Eagle Sablefish chromosome 4, Afim_UVic_2022, whole genome shotgun sequence DNA encodes these proteins:
- the LOC129090500 gene encoding protocadherin beta-16-like, whose translation MRRQVLCFITIFSLGSVLGQVSYSIPEEMAKGSVVGNIARDLGLDVKRLKSGKARIFTGDSAEYIELSRERGVLLVKERIDRESLCRQTTPCALHLQIILENPMELFRITVEITDINDNSPSFKNDEKRFEISESAVTGSKFVLERAVDADIGLNGLKNYSLKPTDNFVLNIQSHSDGIKKVEMVLHKPLDREKEEHISLLLTAVDGGEPQMSGTVKIYVTVLDVNDNAPVFMQSLYKAVIAENSPKGTTLITVSASDADKGTNGEMSYSVSTTMDSVSDIFTINENGEVILVGEVDFEKAKYYRIDIEAQDSGGLSDSSKIIVDVIDINDNKPVISILSKSDSIPEDSPQNTVIVMFSVLDPDSSNNGHVNCRINGNIPFTITTSSNDFYSLVTDNDLDRETASDYNITVTCSDEGEPSLSSSVTLTLQISDVNDNAPVFERSSYEAYIVENNTPGLSIFTVKARDADWNQNARVSYILEDSSVNGVPVSSYVSVSADSGVIHAVRSFDYEQIKDFHFRVKAQDGGSPPLSSNVTVKVMIQDQNDNPPQVLYPVQTGGSLVAEMVPRSADVGYLVTKVVAVDVDSGQNAWLSYKLQKATDRALFEVGLQNGEIRTIRQVTDKDAVKQRLTVIVEDNGQPSRSATVIVNVAVADSFPEVLYEFTDFTQDKEYNDNLTFYLMLALAVVSFLFITCLVVIISVKIYRWRQSRVMYHSNLPVIPYYPPRYSDTLGTGTLQHVYNYEVCRTTDSRKSDCKFGGAGSQNVLIMDPSSTGTMQRIQSERSILDEPDSPLEVSLLEWYNILHYTFVLSIHYFSH comes from the coding sequence ATGAGACGGCAAGTACTGTGTTTCATCACGATCTTCTCTCTCGGTTCAGTTCTCGGACAAGTCAGCTACTCTATACCGGAGGAAATGGCAAAGGGATCTGTAGTGGGCAACATAGCACGGGATTTAGGGTTGGATGTGAAAAGACTTAAGTCAGGTAAAGCCCGTATATTTACGGGCGACAGCGCAGAATACATCGAGCTGAGTAGGGAAAGAGGAGTCCTCCTCGTGAAAGAGAGAATTGACAGAGAGTCGCTCTGCAGACAGACTACGCCTTGTGCTTTACATTTACAGATTATTCTAGAAAACCCAATGGAGCTTTTTCGAATAACAGTAGAGATAACCGATATCAACGACAACAGTCCCAGTTTTAAAAATGACGAGAAACGTTTTGAAATTAGCGAATCCGCAGTTACAGGATCTAAATTTGTATTGGAAAGAGCGGTTGATGCAGACATTGGCTTAAATGGACTGAAAAATTACAGCTTGAAACCTACTGATAATTTTGTATTGAACATACAAAGTCATTCAGATGGAATTAAAAAGGTCGAAATGGTGTTGCACAAGCCGTTAGATCGAGAGAAAGAAGAACACATATCGTTGTTGTTGACAGCTGTAGATGGAGGAGAACCTCAAATGTCTGGCACAGTAAAGATTTATGTGACCGTGCTCGATGTAAACGACAATGCTCCTGTGTTTATGCAGTCGCTTTACAAGGCAGTCATAGCCGAAAATTCTCCGAAGGGAACAACATTGATAACTGTGAGTGCTTCTGATGCAGATAAAGGAACAAACGGggaaatgtcttattcagtatCGACCACTATGGACAGTGTTTCTgatatatttacaataaacGAAAACGGTGAAGTAATATTAGTCGGTGAAGTTGACTTTGAAAAAGCCAAGTATTACCGAATTGATATCGAAGCTCAAGACAGTGGGGGTCTTTCTGATTCCAGTAAGATTATTGTTGATGTTAttgatattaatgataataagcCTGTAATCAGTATACTTTCCAAATCTGATTCAATACCAGAAGACTCTCCCCAAAATACAGTTATTGTTATGTTCAGTGTCCTTGACCCAGATTCAAGTAACAATGGTCACGTGAACTGCAGAATAAATGGCAACATACCATTTACTATTACCACTTCTTCGAATGATTTCTATAGTTTAGTGACAGATAATGatttagacagagagacagcctCGGATTATAATATAACGGTGACCTGCTCTGATGAGGGAGAGCCCTCCCTCTCCAGCAGCGTCACTCTCACCTTGCAGATCTCTGATGTGAATGATAACGCGCCTGTCTTTGAGAGGAGCTCATATGAGGCCTACATTGTAGAAAACAACACACCAGGTCTCTCTATATTCACAGTGAAAGCCAGAGACGCTGACTGGAACCAGAATGCCCGTGTTTCTTACATACTGGAGGACTCCTCTGTTAACGGAGTGCCAGTCTCCTCATATGTGTCCGTTAGTGCTGATAGTGGAGTCATCCATGCAGTGCGCTCTTTTGACTACGAGCAGATCAAAGATTTCCACTTCCGTGTCAAAGCTCAGGATGGAGGCTCCCCTCCACTCAGTAGCAATGTGACTGTGAAAGTAATGATCCAGGACCAGAACGACAACCCTCCTCAGGTTCTGTACCCAGTCCAGACTGGTGGCTCTCTGGTGGCTGAGATGGTGCCTCGTTCAGCAGATGTGGGCTATCTGGTCACTAAAGTGGTGGCTGTTGATGTGGACTCTGGACAGAATGCCTGGCTCTCCTATAAACTGCAGAAAGCCACAGACAGGGCGCTGTTTGAAGTGGGCTTACAGAATGGAGAAATAAGAACTATCCGCCAAGTCACTGATAAAGatgctgtgaaacaaagactgactgTTATAGTGGAGGACAACGGGCAGCCCTCTCGTTCAGCTACAGTCATTGTTAACGTGGCGGTGGCGGACAGCTTCCCTGAAGTGCTGTATGAGTTCACTGACTTTACACAAGACAAGGAGTACAATGACAACCTGACTTTCTACTTAATGTTGGCTTTGGCTgtagtttccttcctcttcatcacgtgTTTAGTGGTTATTATATCAGTGAAGATCTACAGGTGGAGACAGTCTCGCGTCATGTATCACTCCAATCTCCCTGTGATTCCGTATTATCCACCACGTTACTCAGACACTTTGGGGACAGGGACTCTCCAACACGTGTACAACTACGAGGTGTGCAGGACGACTGACTCCAGAAAGAGTGACTGTAAGTTCGGCGGAGCCGGTAGTCAGAACGTGCTGATAATGGACCCCAGTTCTACAGGAACGATGCAGCGGATACAGAGTGAAAGGAGCATCCTGGATGAACCAGACTCTCCTCTAGAGGTTAGTCTACTGGAATGGTACAACATATTGCATTACACCTTTGTTCTATCTATTCACTATTTTTCCCACTAA
- the LOC129090499 gene encoding protocadherin gamma-A1-like: protein MRRQVLLFFSTLFFCPVLGQVSYSIPEEMSKGSLIGNIAQDLGLELKRLKTGKARLHVGNGAEYIELNKEKGLLLIKERMDREALCKQTTPCALHFQIILENPIDNVTVKVMIQDQNDNPPQVLYPVQTGGSLVAEMVPRSADVGYLVTKVVAVDVDSGQNAWLSYRLQKATDRALFEVGLQNGEIRTIRQVTDKDAVKQRLTVIVEDNGQPSRSATVIVNVAVADSFPEVLSEFTDFTQDKEYNDNLTFYLVLALAVVSFLFITCLVVIISVKIYRWRQSRVMYHSNLPVIPYYPPRYSDTLGTGTLQHVYNYEVCRTTDSRKSDCKFGGAGSQNVLIMDPSSTGTMQRIQSERSILDEPDSPLELY, encoded by the exons ATGAGACGGCAAGTACTATTGTTCTTCTCGACGCTGTTTTTCTGTCCAGTGCTTGGGCAGGTCAGCTATTCTATTCCCGAGGAAATGTCCAAAGGCTCGTTGATTGGCAACATAGCACAAGATTTAGGTTTAGAGTTAAAACGTCTGAAAACGGGAAAAGCTCGCTTGCATGTTGGAAATGGCGCTGAATACATCGAGTTGAATAAAGAAAAGGGTCTCCTTCTCATCAAAGAGAGAATGGACCGAGAGGCGTTATGCAAGCAAACGACTCCTTGtgctttacattttcaaatcattttgGAAAACCCCATCGA CAATGTGACTGTGAAAGTAATGATCCAGGACCAGAACGACAACCCTCCTCAGGTTCTGTACCCAGTCCAGACTGGTGGCTCTCTGGTGGCTGAGATGGTGCCTCGTTCAGCAGATGTGGGCTATCTGGTCACTAAAGTGGTGGCTGTTGATGTGGACTCTGGACAGAATGCCTGGCTCTCCTATAGACTGCAGAAAGCCACAGACAGGGCGCTGTTTGAAGTGGGCTTACAGAATGGAGAAATAAGAACTATCCGCCAAGTCACTGATAAAGatgctgtgaaacaaagactgactgTTATAGTGGAGGACAACGGGCAGCCCTCTCGTTCAGCTACAGTCATTGTTAACGTGGCGGTGGCGGACAGCTTCCCTGAAGTGCTGTCTGAGTTCACTGACTTTACACAAGACAAGGAGTACAATGACAACCTGACTTTCTACTTAGTGCTGGCTTTGGCTgtagtttccttcctcttcatcacgtgTTTAGTGGTTATTATATCAGTGAAGATCTACAGGTGGAGACAGTCTCGCGTCATGTATCACTCCAATCTCCCTGTGATTCCGTATTATCCACCACGTTACTCAGACACTTTGGGGACAGGGACTCTCCAACACGTGTACAACTACGAGGTGTGCAGGACGACCGACTCCAGAAAGAGTGACTGTAAGTTCGGCGGAGCCGGTAGTCAGAACGTGCTGATAATGGACCCCAGTTCTACAGGGACGATGCAGCGGATACAGAGTGAAAGGAGCATCCTGGATGAACCAGACTCTCCTCTAGAG TTGTACTAA